The following proteins are encoded in a genomic region of Nitrospira sp.:
- a CDS encoding lipid-A-disaccharide synthase N-terminal domain-containing protein: MSTETIWIGIGFFGQGLFFGRWVIQWIASERSAESRVPIAFWYMSLIGGLITLTYAIYRMDPVFISGQGVGTVVYLRNLVLIHRANRTNDQARPAA; the protein is encoded by the coding sequence ATGAGTACTGAGACAATCTGGATCGGTATCGGCTTCTTCGGCCAAGGGCTCTTTTTTGGTCGTTGGGTGATTCAGTGGATCGCATCCGAGCGGAGCGCCGAAAGCCGCGTCCCCATCGCTTTCTGGTATATGAGTCTCATTGGAGGGTTGATTACGCTCACCTACGCGATCTACCGCATGGACCCTGTGTTTATCTCAGGGCAAGGGGTCGGGACGGTCGTGTATCTGCGCAACCTAGTCCTCATTCACCGTGCGAATCGCACCAATGACCAGGCTCGGCCGGCAGCATGA